The following are from one region of the Ancylothrix sp. D3o genome:
- a CDS encoding NB-ARC domain-containing protein → MTIKEVLQFVDRLVEKQTGEHLDDLQKTVIQGVWEGKTYKEIADDFGYDKNYVGDVSRELYKILSEQLGEDINKSNFSWTLERVRNSHHFVVGVNTNITYCPFSPPAEQNQSINKEGKTTKNTSYHDLTLAPKITHFYERETELETLSQWLTTQNPRLISVLGISGIGKTTLVKKFVDRHLQQFDVIIWKSIKLSPSLDTIITDIFTLINPDNIQSDNKLNHFFNLLNRQKCLIILDDVQELFTSGQFAGHYKTEYKEYKTFFSKMIEIEHQSSLILISQEQCQEMLCLDEEFHPVKCLELKGLDSTAILKNLGLKDEEKWLKLLNLYEGNPVYLKDIAILIKNIFGGKVSEFLAEDSLILTEEIKFMLNELFKRLSAVEQQIAVELSKYDQAVSREDLRQALSLSSMDLINGLQSLTKRYLLKPIEAEKMLFNLAPVFRQYIITCCQN, encoded by the coding sequence ATGACTATTAAGGAAGTTTTACAATTTGTAGATCGGTTAGTCGAGAAACAAACAGGTGAACACCTAGACGATCTGCAAAAAACAGTCATTCAAGGGGTTTGGGAAGGTAAAACTTATAAAGAAATTGCAGATGATTTTGGCTATGATAAAAACTATGTTGGAGATGTTAGCCGTGAATTATATAAGATTTTATCGGAACAGTTGGGAGAAGATATCAATAAATCTAATTTTTCTTGGACGTTAGAAAGAGTTAGAAATTCTCATCATTTTGTTGTTGGTGTAAATACGAATATTACTTATTGTCCCTTTTCTCCTCCAGCGGAACAAAATCAATCTATCAATAAGGAAGGGAAAACAACCAAAAACACAAGTTATCACGATTTAACCCTAGCACCGAAAATCACTCATTTTTACGAAAGAGAAACCGAACTCGAAACCCTATCGCAGTGGTTAACCACTCAAAACCCCCGCCTCATATCAGTTTTAGGAATCAGCGGAATTGGAAAAACCACCCTCGTCAAAAAGTTTGTAGATCGCCATCTACAACAATTCGATGTAATCATCTGGAAAAGCATCAAACTATCCCCATCTTTAGATACCATTATTACTGACATTTTCACACTAATTAATCCCGATAATATTCAATCTGACAACAAATTAAACCATTTCTTCAACCTTTTAAACCGGCAAAAATGTTTAATTATCCTTGATGACGTGCAAGAGTTATTTACCAGCGGACAATTTGCCGGACATTACAAAACAGAATACAAAGAATATAAAACCTTTTTCAGCAAAATGATAGAGATTGAGCATCAAAGTAGTTTAATCTTAATCAGTCAAGAACAATGCCAAGAAATGCTTTGCTTAGATGAGGAATTCCATCCTGTTAAGTGCTTGGAATTAAAAGGGTTAGATAGTACCGCAATATTGAAAAACTTAGGATTGAAAGATGAAGAAAAGTGGTTAAAGCTGCTTAATCTATATGAAGGTAATCCGGTTTATTTAAAAGATATTGCTATTTTGATTAAAAATATTTTTGGTGGGAAAGTATCTGAATTTTTAGCAGAAGATAGTTTAATTTTGACCGAGGAGATAAAATTTATGTTAAACGAATTATTTAAAAGATTATCAGCCGTAGAGCAACAAATAGCGGTAGAATTGAGTAAGTACGATCAGGCCGTGTCAAGAGAAGATTTAAGACAAGCTTTATCCTTGTCATCAATGGACTTGATTAATGGCTTACAATCTTTAACTAAACGCTACTTACTTAAACCAATAGAAGCAGAAAAAATGTTGTTTAATTTAGCGCCGGTTTTTAGGCAATATATTATAACTTGTTGCCAAAATTGA
- a CDS encoding Tat pathway signal protein has protein sequence MSISRRKFTKLAVLGGASLATTSGIFFPKPAEAFIFGLLLRALSSRAVFGGLVRFAAGRAIRGALSDAFGPSQDELLAIQLADRDFVERQFRENKTELARAQTTVFWGQQRQDKWGPNVGFGFVQKYQDETTTAKITGPTMAGIHVATQVLGQQGLSPNLVADSLLPVYSQFDDWCSWEGDTFPNGTGNRNVCFQSYRTVLGEVTSRYELIQPGRGGRGNVELTIEAGGLPRRDIIVEVKFA, from the coding sequence ATGAGTATCAGCAGACGTAAATTTACTAAATTAGCTGTTTTAGGTGGCGCTTCCCTGGCAACTACATCGGGTATATTTTTCCCAAAACCAGCCGAAGCGTTTATTTTCGGATTGTTGTTGAGAGCATTATCATCCCGTGCTGTTTTTGGTGGCTTAGTGCGCTTTGCTGCTGGTAGAGCTATTCGAGGTGCATTGTCCGACGCATTTGGCCCTTCTCAAGACGAACTTTTGGCAATTCAATTAGCAGACCGCGATTTTGTTGAGCGTCAATTCAGAGAAAACAAAACCGAACTTGCACGCGCTCAAACTACCGTTTTTTGGGGACAACAAAGACAAGATAAATGGGGGCCCAATGTGGGTTTTGGCTTTGTTCAAAAGTATCAAGATGAAACTACCACTGCTAAAATTACCGGCCCCACAATGGCAGGTATTCATGTTGCTACTCAAGTGCTAGGTCAACAGGGACTTTCTCCTAATTTGGTTGCAGATTCACTTTTACCTGTATATTCACAATTTGATGATTGGTGTAGTTGGGAAGGAGATACTTTCCCAAATGGAACTGGAAATCGAAATGTTTGTTTTCAAAGCTATCGTACAGTCTTGGGTGAAGTGACTTCTCGCTATGAATTAATTCAACCCGGTCGGGGTGGACGTGGTAATGTTGAGTTAACTATTGAAGCTGGCGGTTTGCCTCGCCGTGACATCATTGTTGAAGTTAAATTTGCATAA
- the cysC gene encoding adenylyl-sulfate kinase, giving the protein MLEEKETMEKRGVTVWFTGLSGAGKTTISRAVEQKLRERGYMVEILDGDIVRENLTKGLGFSKEDRDENIRRIGFVAHLLTRNGVIVLVSAISPYREMRREVRGRIANFVEVFVNAPLNVCESRDVKGLYKKARAGEIKHFTGIDDPYESPEQPDVECRTDLESEEESVEKVLKALQDSGYISAEELATLA; this is encoded by the coding sequence ATTCTGGAGGAAAAGGAAACAATGGAAAAACGTGGAGTAACCGTTTGGTTCACGGGTTTATCGGGTGCCGGAAAAACAACGATTAGCCGTGCAGTGGAACAAAAACTGCGAGAGCGCGGTTATATGGTGGAAATTCTCGATGGTGATATTGTTCGGGAAAATTTGACGAAGGGTTTGGGTTTTTCTAAAGAAGACCGCGATGAAAATATCCGCCGCATTGGTTTTGTGGCGCATCTTTTGACGCGAAATGGCGTGATTGTTTTGGTATCTGCGATTTCTCCTTATCGGGAAATGCGCCGCGAAGTTCGTGGTCGAATTGCCAATTTTGTTGAGGTGTTTGTGAATGCGCCTCTGAATGTTTGTGAAAGTCGAGATGTGAAAGGTCTTTACAAAAAAGCTCGTGCTGGAGAAATTAAGCATTTCACCGGCATTGATGATCCTTATGAGTCTCCAGAACAGCCAGATGTTGAGTGCCGTACTGATCTGGAATCTGAGGAAGAAAGTGTGGAAAAGGTATTAAAAGCCTTGCAAGATAGCGGTTATATTTCTGCGGAAGAGTTGGCAACTTTGGCTTAA
- a CDS encoding DASS family sodium-coupled anion symporter, producing the protein MNETPANLKIPDRFRAFLQYATSSQGRWIWSLVALAIYLTVMVIPLPASYTVEARRSLAVFGVAVFLWATNTLPLPVTGILILALLPFSGAISQKSTYTYFGNWAVFFVLGVLILSSPIMRSGLSTRLALAVVSRFGKTQSSLLGAILGIGALMSCFIIAHAVAAMLFPIVLEVVRATGAKAGTKFGLAAFMAMAWGAVIGSNATLLGGARGPLALGILQNATGQTISFGEWTLWSMPVVIVLGLVAYGLLLLVMGDEKVSLKAAQKFLQVRNKQLGPISRREMLTAGLIVFVIVLWLIKGDSWGLDTIAFLGVGLAFVLGIAEWREVEEDVNWGIIVMYGSAIALSGALDSTGATEAVTKQLLGLGIQSSTIIFVAVVLISLLLTEFMSNAATVAVLMPVALSLAASYGIDPRAITLGVVVPAGLGFMFPVSTPAIAIAVGSGYVKPLAVLRWGLWLDLIGCLLFLLMSKIYWPLVGLRW; encoded by the coding sequence ATGAATGAAACACCAGCAAATCTAAAGATACCCGACCGATTCCGCGCCTTTTTGCAGTATGCTACCTCATCACAAGGGCGCTGGATTTGGAGTTTGGTAGCCCTCGCCATCTACCTCACGGTAATGGTAATACCCTTACCGGCCAGCTATACCGTCGAAGCGAGACGGTCACTCGCCGTTTTTGGAGTCGCCGTATTTTTATGGGCAACAAACACCCTACCCTTACCCGTCACCGGCATCCTGATTTTAGCCTTACTGCCTTTTAGCGGCGCAATCTCCCAAAAAAGCACCTATACCTACTTTGGAAATTGGGCCGTCTTTTTCGTTTTGGGTGTTTTGATTCTCAGCAGCCCGATCATGCGGTCGGGACTGAGTACCCGTTTAGCCTTAGCAGTTGTCTCGCGGTTTGGTAAAACCCAAAGTTCCTTACTTGGAGCAATATTAGGCATCGGCGCCCTGATGTCGTGTTTTATTATCGCCCACGCCGTCGCCGCCATGTTATTTCCCATCGTCCTCGAAGTTGTCCGCGCCACAGGAGCCAAAGCCGGCACCAAGTTCGGTTTAGCCGCGTTTATGGCTATGGCTTGGGGGGCTGTGATTGGTTCTAATGCTACCTTACTCGGCGGCGCAAGAGGGCCCCTAGCATTAGGAATCTTGCAAAATGCCACCGGCCAAACGATCAGCTTTGGAGAATGGACACTGTGGTCAATGCCGGTGGTGATAGTCTTGGGATTGGTTGCTTACGGCTTACTTTTATTAGTAATGGGAGACGAAAAAGTATCCCTCAAAGCAGCACAAAAGTTTTTACAAGTCCGCAACAAACAACTGGGGCCCATTTCTCGCCGCGAAATGTTGACAGCCGGTTTAATTGTATTTGTAATTGTCCTGTGGTTAATAAAAGGCGATAGTTGGGGACTAGACACGATAGCTTTTTTGGGAGTTGGTTTAGCCTTTGTCTTGGGAATTGCCGAATGGCGGGAAGTTGAAGAAGATGTCAACTGGGGAATTATCGTCATGTATGGTAGCGCCATTGCTTTGAGTGGAGCACTTGACTCCACCGGCGCCACTGAAGCTGTGACAAAACAACTCTTGGGTTTAGGCATTCAAAGTTCGACAATTATTTTTGTAGCAGTTGTTTTAATTTCCTTGCTGCTGACAGAATTTATGAGCAACGCTGCAACGGTGGCGGTGTTGATGCCGGTGGCTTTGTCTTTAGCAGCCAGTTATGGCATAGATCCCCGCGCTATCACCCTTGGCGTTGTTGTCCCGGCTGGTTTAGGATTTATGTTTCCCGTAAGTACCCCTGCTATTGCCATTGCTGTCGGTAGTGGTTATGTTAAGCCTTTAGCCGTCTTGCGCTGGGGACTGTGGCTTGATTTAATTGGGTGTTTGCTGTTTTTACTGATGAGCAAAATATACTGGCCCCTCGTGGGTTTGAGGTGGTAA
- a CDS encoding serine/threonine-protein kinase, with amino-acid sequence MSYCLNPNCSQPQNPLSVKFCLSCGTQLLLKDRYRAIQPLGQGGMGRTFLSVDEHRLKSRCVIKQLLPAPEIQGNSKALKKAVELFEQEALRLLELGEQHPQIPALLAYFEQDKRLYLVQQLIEGQDLWQELEENGPFSEEQIRQLLSDLLPVLQFVHEHQVIHRDIKPTNIIRRKSLPSLSKGGKADLVLIDFGVSKQLSSTGIHTGTRTGTEGYAPIEQLRNGQAYPASDIYSLGVTCIHLLTQTPLDELFDPMIGQWRWRSVLQQRGTDVSPKLALILDKMLKEWVNERYQNAGDVVKDLNAGQSKVGNSPLLLLQEAAYRPVATTPVVSRPVSDRPLTTAHHNISLSQSSALSDTFLTTSPPPRSAPVTWRRINILKGHSRYVNAVAFSPLGNLLASGSSDKTIKLWQLDNGKLLATFTGHSDDVNSLAFSPEGQYLASGSLDRTIKLWQLDTGKLLGTFAGHSDSVLSVAFSPGGQFLASGSWDKTVKVIHLPTGKLLYTLGGHGAGVRTVAFSPDGKILASGCWDKTINLWKMENGELLETLGGHLDPVSSLAFSPRSVTLVSGSEDKTIKIWQFDKRGELTAPTRTLAGHSNWVNTVSINPRSPILASGSRDKTIKLWHLQSGQLLQTLSGESYTVNAVIFSPDGQTLVSGSEDKTIKIWRMFPIGKA; translated from the coding sequence ATGAGCTATTGCCTAAACCCTAACTGTTCGCAGCCTCAAAATCCACTCTCAGTTAAGTTTTGCCTCAGTTGCGGGACACAACTACTGCTGAAAGATCGCTATCGCGCCATTCAACCGCTTGGTCAAGGGGGAATGGGGCGAACGTTCTTGTCAGTAGATGAACACCGGCTTAAATCTCGCTGTGTGATCAAACAATTGTTACCGGCGCCGGAAATTCAAGGTAATTCCAAAGCACTGAAAAAAGCCGTTGAGTTATTTGAACAAGAAGCCCTCCGTTTGCTGGAATTGGGAGAACAACACCCGCAAATTCCCGCTTTATTAGCCTATTTTGAACAAGATAAGCGATTGTATTTAGTCCAGCAACTTATTGAAGGACAAGATTTATGGCAAGAATTAGAAGAAAACGGGCCCTTTAGCGAAGAACAAATCCGGCAATTGTTGAGTGATTTGCTGCCGGTTTTGCAATTTGTCCACGAACATCAAGTTATCCACCGAGATATTAAACCGACGAATATTATCCGCCGCAAATCTTTACCAAGTTTGTCAAAAGGCGGCAAAGCAGATTTGGTATTAATTGATTTTGGAGTATCAAAACAATTAAGCAGTACAGGTATCCACACCGGCACACGCACCGGCACAGAAGGCTATGCGCCGATTGAACAATTACGCAATGGTCAAGCTTACCCCGCCAGCGATATTTACAGTCTGGGAGTTACCTGTATTCACCTGTTAACTCAGACTCCTTTAGACGAATTATTTGATCCGATGATCGGACAGTGGCGGTGGCGGAGTGTTTTGCAACAAAGAGGAACAGATGTTAGCCCAAAATTGGCTTTAATTTTAGACAAAATGCTCAAAGAATGGGTTAATGAACGTTATCAAAATGCCGGCGATGTAGTTAAAGATTTGAATGCCGGTCAATCAAAAGTGGGAAATTCACCGCTATTGTTGTTGCAAGAAGCTGCTTACCGGCCGGTGGCGACAACACCTGTAGTAAGTAGGCCGGTTTCTGATAGACCCTTAACTACCGCTCATCATAATATAAGCCTCAGTCAATCCTCCGCGCTTTCTGATACTTTTTTAACCACATCACCGCCGCCAAGAAGTGCGCCTGTAACTTGGCGGCGAATTAATATCCTCAAAGGACATTCTCGCTACGTTAATGCAGTCGCTTTTAGTCCTTTAGGCAACTTACTAGCATCGGGAAGTTCTGACAAAACTATCAAACTTTGGCAACTAGACAACGGCAAATTACTAGCAACCTTTACCGGCCATTCTGATGATGTTAATTCCCTTGCTTTTAGTCCCGAAGGACAATATCTTGCCTCTGGAAGTTTAGACAGAACCATTAAACTTTGGCAACTAGACACCGGCAAATTACTCGGCACTTTTGCCGGTCATTCTGACTCAGTATTATCCGTTGCATTTAGTCCGGGGGGACAATTTCTTGCCTCTGGAAGTTGGGATAAAACTGTGAAAGTAATTCATTTACCCACCGGCAAATTACTTTACACTTTGGGAGGACATGGTGCCGGTGTTAGGACGGTAGCTTTTTCACCCGATGGCAAAATACTTGCCTCTGGATGTTGGGATAAAACAATTAATCTCTGGAAAATGGAAAATGGCGAACTATTAGAAACGCTAGGAGGACACTTAGATCCCGTCAGTTCCCTTGCATTTAGTCCGCGTAGTGTAACACTAGTTTCTGGGAGTGAAGACAAAACAATTAAAATTTGGCAATTTGATAAAAGAGGAGAATTAACAGCACCTACACGCACCCTAGCCGGTCATTCCAATTGGGTAAACACAGTATCAATTAACCCCCGTTCGCCGATTTTAGCATCAGGAAGCCGAGATAAAACTATTAAACTCTGGCATTTGCAATCTGGGCAATTGTTGCAAACATTATCAGGAGAATCTTATACTGTAAATGCTGTAATATTTAGCCCCGATGGTCAAACCTTGGTGAGTGGAAGTGAAGATAAAACAATTAAAATTTGGCGGATGTTTCCAATTGGAAAAGCATAA